A region of the Bacteroidota bacterium genome:
GGATTAACAGATGCAAAAACCGGTGGCAAAATTTTATCTTCTGCCATGGCGTAGTAAACACGTGGGTTACTCATTACAGAAGTATTTAAGAAGCCCAAAACTGAGGTGAATAATACCACTGAAATAATCGTAGCGCCAACAGGACCAAATATTTTTTCAGCTAATGTGCTGGCAATTAATGGCGAAGTTTTCATTGCTTCAAATCCTATAACGTGCACATACGTGAAATTTAATAAGAGATATAATACAATTACAATTCCCATACCTGTAAAAATTGCTCGCGGAATATTTTTATTGGGTTCTTCAACATCAGCACCAAAATTTACTGTTTGCTGATATCCGCCGTAGGTAAAAAATATAGAAATAAGTGCTACACCAAAAGCACCTATAAAATTAAAATCACCATTGTTGTTTACCAATATTGTATTTTCAGATGCTGGTTTTCCGAAAATGGCGAAACAAAACGCCGTAATCATCACGATTTTTAAAATGGATAAAAAGTTTTGTGTTCTGGCACCCATTTTAATACCCAGAAAGTTGATGAAAAACAGAATCAGAATTATAACCTCTGCAATTATTTTTTGAATTTGCTCGGTATTTGATGCATCCGGAAAAATGATAGGTGTGATATATTCCGCTCCAATTAGTGCAACTCCTGCGCTGCTGCCTGCATTTATAATTACCTGACTCCAGTTGAGCATAAATGCGTAAGCCGGATGATAGGCATAGGAAAAAATTTTATAATAACCACCTGCAGCAGGTAATCGTGAGCCAATTTCTGCAAAAGTAAGTGCACCGCAAATAGATATAAATCCTCCAAAAATCCAGGCTGCAAAAAATATCCATTCACTACCTGCATTAGAAGCTACAACAGATGGGGTTCTGAATATGCCGACACCAATTACTAAACTCACCACTATCATGGTAAGGTCAAATCGTTTGAGTTTAGGTTGAATGGACATCCGGCAATAAAAATAACAAAATAATATTCAGGCAGGCAGATTTAATAGTATACTTCTAATTTGCTCAAAGGCACTATCATATCCTTCCCGGCAAAACCGGCATTTCTTACAATAGCATGATTGTCATCCTTTAAATTTATAACCATCACCCAATACATTTTGTCAAAATATAAAATATTACTCGGAACAATATCCTTACTTTGGGCGGCGCGAACACCATAAAAAACATCAGTATAATCTGCTGTACCCGTACCACTGTATTCGCTATATTTTACATACACAAAATCATTTTGGGGTTTTACATCATCGGTAACTATTGCTTTGTAAGGTTCAAAGTCCCCGAATTGCCGGATAATCACTGAATCTCCCTTTTTTAATAAAGTTATATTTATCCAAGGTGCTTTATATAAAAATTTATCTGCTACCCATATTGTTTCACTAAAACGCCCTTCTCCAATTCGAACCTTGTAAGCATTGGTAATGATATTTTGAATTACACTATAGGCACTATTATAATAATATGTTTTATAATCTGCTGCAGTAACCCATTGCGTTAAATTAGAGCGTCCAACTTTTGACCCAATTAAATAAACGGTATCCGCTTTATCCTGAATTTCACATTCAATTTGAAATTCACCTGTTGTATCAACTATGGCAACCTTATCATTTATTTTTATTTCAAAAGGTATAACATCAGGCCTTGGCAACAAGTTATCTAAATAAATCACCGGGTCTTTGTCAGCATACGCCTGACTATCAAACTTACAAGCTTGAATTAAATACATATTTACTAAAAGCAGTAATAAAAATTTACGCATGTGTAATCTGTTATTCAAATATACTAAATCATAATTAAGTTGTGCGTGGGCATAAAAAAAGAGCCTGTGAGAGGCTCTTTTAAAATATAATGTGCTGTTAAATTACATGTGACTGATTATTTCATTACCAAACTCGCTGCATTTAAGCATCGTAGCGCCTTCCATCTGACGGTGGAAATCGTAAGTAACACGTTTAGCGGCAATAGCTTTTTCCATACCTTTAATAATAAGGTCGTTTGCTTCCTGCCAGCCTAAATATTCAAACATCATACAACCACTTAAAATAACTGAACCCGGATTTACTTTATCCTGATTAGCATATTTAGGT
Encoded here:
- a CDS encoding amino acid permease, producing the protein MSIQPKLKRFDLTMIVVSLVIGVGIFRTPSVVASNAGSEWIFFAAWIFGGFISICGALTFAEIGSRLPAAGGYYKIFSYAYHPAYAFMLNWSQVIINAGSSAGVALIGAEYITPIIFPDASNTEQIQKIIAEVIILILFFINFLGIKMGARTQNFLSILKIVMITAFCFAIFGKPASENTILVNNNGDFNFIGAFGVALISIFFTYGGYQQTVNFGADVEEPNKNIPRAIFTGMGIVIVLYLLLNFTYVHVIGFEAMKTSPLIASTLAEKIFGPVGATIISVVLFTSVLGFLNTSVMSNPRVYYAMAEDKILPPVFASVNPKTQVQQFGLTFFIAVMLLSVFLLGDFENIVNYVLFIDSISLASAAAAIFILRKKSAANYNGFKMKGFPVVPLLFIATLLFVTYNTITSDRESSFYGFLIFIGGLPLYFVMQFIFNRKK